From a single Rutidosis leptorrhynchoides isolate AG116_Rl617_1_P2 chromosome 5, CSIRO_AGI_Rlap_v1, whole genome shotgun sequence genomic region:
- the LOC139848991 gene encoding uncharacterized protein, translating into MKILSLNVRGFGVAGKFSWGHSDVGYAQKHTIGKSGGLLVIWDNSRFKNSGWVLCGDFNEVRDQSDRLNCVFHEARARRFNEFIIRNNLIEIPINGRKFTRISDDGTKFSKFDRFLVSDNFIKLWDDLSITVPDRRESDHCPLVLRDGVVDFGPKPFKIFDEWLTKEGVDKVIIDGWNKNVRGHKKDCIFRDRLKNVKSELRNWSKIEFGNLDAEINSLKDIAMSWELKAEKGTLTVSERLCWLESRKNWISKDKIKLGMLKQKARVHWTLDGDENSKFFHSTMRIKYNKNNIRGLNVNGSWCEDPIIIKSIVREHFQKRFSFDNSVQQNCRPRFKMTDSIFNSSGPSGIGPLTSDLAHVDSPCFDRASGPE; encoded by the exons ATGAAGATTCTTTCCTTAAATGTTCGTGGGTTTGGGGTTGCGGGTAAATTTAGTTGG GGTCATAGTGATGTAGGTTATGCTCAAAAACACACCATTGGGAAATCGGGTGGATTATTAGTTATTTGGGACAATAGTCGATTTAAA AATTCGGGATGGGTTTTATGTGGGGATTTCAATGAAGTAAGGGATCAATCGGATAGGCTTAATTGCGTATTTCATGAAGCTAGGGCTAGAAGGTTTAATGAGTTCATAATTAGGAATAATTTGATCGAGATTCCAATCAATGGTAGAAAATTTACTCGTATTAGTGATGATGGTACCAAATTTAGCAAGTTTGATCGTTTTCTAGTGTCGGATAACTTCATCAAATTATGGGATGATCTTTCCATCACTGTTCCTGATAGAAGAGAATCGGATCATTGTCCGTTAGTTCTTCGAGACGGGGTAGTTGATTTTGGTCCCAAACCGTTTAAGATTTTCGATGAGTGGCTAACAAAAGAaggtgtagataaagtaattattgACGGGTGGAATAAGAATGTCCGGGGCCATAAGAAAGATTGTATCTTTCGAGATAGACTCAAAAACGTTAAGTCCGAACTCAGGAATTGGAGTAAAATAGAATTTGGTAATCTTGATGCGGAAATAAATTCACTAAAGGATATTGCCATGAGTTGGGAGTTGAAGGCGGAAAAAGGGACTCTTACAGTAAGTGAGCGTTTATGTTGGCTTGAATCGAGGAAGAATTGGATTTCCAAAGATAAAATCAAGTTAGGTATGTTAAAACAAAAAGCACGTGTTCATTGGACTCTAGACGGGGACGAGAACTCCAAGTTTTTTCACTCGACGATGCGAATAAAGTATAATAAAAACAATATTAGGGGTCTAAACGTCAATGGGTCTTGGTGCGAAGATCCAATTATCATCAAATCTATCGTTCGTGAACATTTCCAAAAAAGATTTAGCTTCGATAACAGTGTACAGCAAAATTGTAGACCTCGTTTTAAAATGACAGATTCCATCTTCAACAGTAGTGGGCCGTCGGGTATTGGGCCCCTTACTTCTGATCTAGCTCACGTTGACAGCCCATGTTTCGATCGTGCCTCTGGTCCAGAATAG